A DNA window from Candidatus Poribacteria bacterium contains the following coding sequences:
- a CDS encoding metal-sensing transcriptional repressor — translation MPQDHRHDHKKTQQVARRLARIEGHVRSIRQMVEEQRDCSEVLIQVSAVRAALEAVGRLLLEDHFESCIVSAIQEGDHHEAIEEFKQAFSKLVY, via the coding sequence ATGCCACAGGACCATCGGCACGACCACAAGAAGACCCAGCAAGTCGCTCGCCGGCTGGCGCGTATCGAGGGCCATGTGCGGAGCATTCGGCAGATGGTCGAGGAACAGCGCGACTGCTCCGAGGTGCTGATCCAGGTGTCGGCAGTTCGTGCCGCGCTCGAAGCCGTCGGACGTCTGCTACTGGAGGATCACTTCGAGTCCTGCATCGTGTCTGCCATCCAGGAGGGCGATCATCACGAGGCTATCGAAGAGTTCAAGCAGGCGTTCTCAAAGCTCGTCTACTGA
- a CDS encoding AIR synthase — translation MPESSEAQLPDIGKISPDVFETLIKPRLGRKRADVLVPPKSGVDVGVIDIGGGRVMAMSTDPVFIVPQYGWERAAWFAIHILMSDVATSGLAPTHLTIDLNLPVSMDAAALGTVWETIHRECDRYGVAVVTGHTARYDGCDYPMVGGATVMAIGDADRYVTPEMARPGDAVIVTKGPAIEAAGLFAATFPDRVSRAFGEDAARRCEELFWQMTVVDDALTAAQVGVRDDGVTAMHDATECGLWGGIVEVAQASDVGMRIDQSAIPLNQDAVRLCELFGVDPFPAISEGTLVMTCCPHRTEAVLSALKGAGIVAAQIGEVVEEPSCQLLSEGAWRELAHPRVDPFWRAFADALAGEPSD, via the coding sequence GTGCCCGAGTCTTCTGAGGCGCAGCTTCCCGACATTGGCAAGATATCACCGGACGTGTTCGAGACGCTCATCAAGCCGCGTCTGGGCAGGAAACGCGCGGATGTCTTGGTTCCGCCCAAGAGCGGCGTCGACGTCGGCGTCATCGACATCGGCGGCGGTCGCGTGATGGCGATGTCGACCGACCCCGTCTTCATTGTGCCGCAGTACGGATGGGAGCGCGCCGCGTGGTTCGCGATCCACATCCTCATGTCCGACGTCGCGACGAGCGGTCTCGCGCCGACCCACCTGACCATCGACCTGAACCTGCCGGTTTCCATGGATGCCGCCGCTCTCGGAACGGTCTGGGAGACGATCCACCGGGAGTGCGACCGATATGGCGTCGCCGTCGTCACGGGACATACCGCGCGCTACGACGGTTGCGACTACCCGATGGTCGGCGGCGCGACCGTCATGGCGATTGGCGATGCGGACCGATACGTGACTCCTGAAATGGCGCGCCCAGGCGACGCCGTTATCGTCACGAAGGGTCCCGCCATCGAAGCCGCTGGCTTGTTCGCCGCCACGTTCCCGGATCGCGTCTCCCGCGCGTTCGGCGAGGACGCCGCGCGGCGCTGCGAGGAGCTCTTCTGGCAAATGACGGTCGTGGACGACGCGCTGACGGCGGCGCAGGTCGGTGTGCGAGACGACGGCGTGACGGCGATGCACGACGCGACGGAATGCGGTCTGTGGGGTGGCATCGTCGAGGTCGCGCAGGCGAGCGACGTCGGGATGCGGATCGACCAGAGCGCTATCCCGCTGAACCAGGATGCCGTTCGGCTGTGCGAGCTGTTCGGGGTCGATCCCTTCCCGGCGATCAGCGAGGGCACGCTCGTGATGACGTGCTGCCCCCACCGAACCGAGGCGGTCCTGTCGGCGCTCAAGGGCGCTGGCATCGTCGCCGCGCAGATCGGCGAGGTCGTCGAGGAACCGTCGTGCCAGCTCCTGTCCGAAGGCGCATGGCGTGAGCTGGCGCATCCGCGCGTCGACCCGTTCTGGCGCGCGTTTGCCGATGCGCTCGCAGGGGAGCCCAGCGACTGA
- a CDS encoding cation-translocating P-type ATPase: protein MSSAAEPRVGQSAAAWTKALAVPAIVLALILAAAGLPLLADSDFSLSAIALAFGGTVILYRTVVATLETRRVTAGVLVVIALVASAIVEEYLAGAIVAFMMIGGEYLEEIVLARTQRSVRALIQLAPDTAEVWCQEQWQTLAIDHVSVGDRVLVRPGGRVPVDGVIETGRAAFDESALTGEAVPVDRAVEDTVCVGTIALTGSVEVRATRVGEDTTLARIVRVVREAQSNKGRTQRIADRFAAYFTPAILIIGGLVWALTGDPMRMVTVFVIACPCSLVLATPTAVVAAVGKAARMGVLVKGGAALEALGHTTALCLDKTGTLTSGELEVIDVMPASPWTREDVLRLASRVEAASEHPIGKAIVRAHRGSSQAATATRTSGVILTPGVGVEGDVAGERVTVGNERALAGLGESAETDQARLFIEEHESRGATPVVVRVGDRVAGCIALSSVTRSSASRVVDEVRRSGIRRVVLVTGDHQAAAQALASQLGIDDVRARVMPEEKMRIVEELQGAGEVVAMVGDGVNDAPALAMADAGIAMAAGTDVAVETADIALMGDDLGALSETLVLSRRAVRTIRQNIWVFAVAVNVVGIALAGSGVLHPIGAAVVHNASSIFVVANSARLLSSARQKG from the coding sequence ATGAGCTCAGCAGCGGAGCCCCGAGTCGGGCAAAGTGCCGCAGCCTGGACAAAGGCGCTGGCGGTTCCAGCAATCGTCCTCGCCCTCATCCTGGCTGCGGCTGGACTCCCCTTGCTCGCCGACAGCGACTTCTCGCTGTCTGCCATCGCGCTCGCATTCGGCGGAACCGTCATTCTCTACCGCACCGTCGTCGCGACGCTGGAAACCCGTCGCGTGACGGCCGGCGTCCTCGTCGTCATCGCCCTGGTCGCCTCGGCGATTGTCGAGGAGTATCTGGCGGGCGCTATCGTAGCATTCATGATGATCGGCGGGGAGTATTTGGAGGAGATCGTCCTGGCGCGCACGCAACGATCCGTGCGAGCGCTGATTCAGCTCGCGCCGGACACGGCGGAAGTGTGGTGTCAGGAACAGTGGCAGACGCTCGCCATTGACCATGTGAGCGTCGGCGACCGTGTTCTCGTGCGACCCGGCGGCCGCGTGCCGGTCGATGGAGTGATCGAGACGGGCCGAGCGGCGTTTGACGAGTCGGCGCTGACAGGCGAAGCCGTCCCGGTGGATCGAGCCGTCGAGGACACCGTCTGCGTCGGTACCATCGCCTTGACGGGCTCCGTCGAGGTTCGCGCGACGCGGGTCGGGGAGGACACGACGCTTGCGCGGATCGTCCGCGTCGTTCGCGAGGCGCAGAGCAACAAGGGACGCACACAGCGGATCGCCGACCGTTTCGCAGCCTATTTCACGCCGGCGATCCTCATCATCGGCGGACTCGTCTGGGCGCTTACGGGCGACCCGATGCGCATGGTCACCGTGTTCGTCATCGCTTGCCCATGCTCGCTCGTGCTGGCGACTCCGACCGCCGTCGTCGCTGCGGTCGGGAAGGCGGCGAGGATGGGCGTGCTGGTCAAGGGCGGCGCAGCCCTCGAAGCTCTGGGGCACACGACCGCCCTCTGCCTCGACAAGACCGGAACGCTGACTTCGGGCGAGCTCGAGGTCATCGACGTCATGCCCGCATCGCCGTGGACGCGCGAGGACGTGCTCCGCCTGGCGAGCCGAGTCGAGGCTGCATCCGAACACCCGATCGGCAAAGCGATTGTCCGCGCGCATCGGGGTTCTTCGCAGGCGGCGACTGCCACACGGACCTCAGGCGTCATTCTCACGCCTGGCGTCGGAGTCGAAGGCGACGTGGCAGGCGAGCGCGTCACGGTCGGCAATGAGCGAGCGTTGGCGGGCTTGGGCGAGTCAGCGGAGACCGACCAGGCGAGGCTGTTCATCGAAGAGCACGAGAGCCGAGGCGCGACGCCCGTTGTCGTTCGCGTGGGCGACCGTGTGGCGGGCTGCATCGCGCTCTCATCGGTGACTCGCTCATCTGCGTCGCGCGTCGTGGACGAAGTCCGACGCTCGGGGATCCGTCGCGTCGTGCTGGTAACGGGCGATCACCAGGCTGCGGCGCAGGCGTTGGCTTCTCAACTCGGCATTGACGACGTCCGCGCGCGCGTGATGCCGGAGGAGAAGATGCGCATCGTCGAGGAGCTCCAGGGCGCGGGCGAAGTCGTCGCGATGGTCGGTGACGGCGTCAACGACGCTCCGGCGTTGGCGATGGCGGACGCCGGAATCGCGATGGCGGCGGGGACCGATGTCGCCGTCGAAACGGCGGACATCGCGCTCATGGGCGACGATTTGGGCGCGCTGTCTGAGACGCTCGTCCTCTCTCGCCGCGCGGTTCGGACGATTCGCCAGAACATCTGGGTTTTTGCCGTCGCTGTGAACGTTGTCGGGATCGCCCTCGCCGGCTCCGGCGTGCTGCACCCGATCGGTGCCGCCGTGGTTCACAACGCCTCCTCGATCTTCGTCGTCGCCAACTCCGCGCGCTTGCTGTCGAGTGCTCGACAGAAGGGATAG
- a CDS encoding flippase-like domain-containing protein: MSGARRARWAVATAVGIAAAMWLLRGVEWRTMSDNLARLRYQHIVIAFGGYGLSIVAKSRRFAALLDRACSSRELLGVVAAQTFWSNTLPMRAGDVSYVLLLRGRGSVSGTRAVSSLLVASLLDLWCMMLVALLCTTAFESSAAGSTASRAVAAVAATGVVAMPVGLAVFRWAQPRLSVLGGVPVVGARVASLLQDVSRVAWSASLLRGLGYSTLSLALRFAFQVYLLAVLFPSISAPQGLFALSVAGLVNLLPIQSIGNVGTIELPWAWAMMATGVDAGSAIASGFVLHAIVLVFACIVGALALPLLARAPTEDPRGGN; encoded by the coding sequence GTGAGTGGCGCCAGACGCGCGCGATGGGCAGTCGCCACGGCGGTCGGCATCGCCGCTGCCATGTGGCTCCTGCGCGGCGTCGAGTGGCGGACGATGTCCGACAATCTGGCGCGCCTCCGATACCAGCACATCGTCATCGCATTCGGCGGCTACGGGTTGTCCATCGTCGCGAAGTCCCGCCGGTTCGCGGCGCTGTTGGATAGAGCTTGTTCGAGTCGCGAGCTGTTGGGCGTAGTCGCCGCGCAGACGTTCTGGTCGAACACGCTCCCGATGCGCGCTGGCGATGTATCCTACGTGCTTCTGCTGCGCGGACGTGGATCGGTTTCAGGTACCCGCGCCGTGTCGTCGCTGCTGGTCGCCAGCCTGCTAGACCTGTGGTGCATGATGCTGGTCGCGCTGCTCTGCACCACGGCGTTCGAGTCGTCTGCGGCTGGCTCGACCGCGTCGCGCGCTGTGGCGGCGGTGGCGGCGACCGGAGTGGTCGCCATGCCCGTCGGTCTCGCGGTGTTTCGTTGGGCGCAGCCGCGACTGTCCGTGTTGGGCGGCGTTCCGGTCGTCGGCGCTCGCGTCGCTTCTTTGCTGCAGGACGTGAGTCGCGTCGCGTGGAGCGCCTCCCTGCTGCGAGGACTGGGCTACTCGACGCTCTCGCTGGCGCTCCGGTTCGCGTTCCAGGTGTATCTGCTCGCCGTCCTGTTTCCGTCGATCAGCGCGCCGCAAGGTCTGTTCGCGCTCTCGGTCGCGGGATTGGTGAACCTGCTCCCTATCCAGTCCATCGGAAATGTGGGAACCATCGAGCTCCCGTGGGCGTGGGCGATGATGGCGACCGGCGTGGACGCCGGCAGCGCCATCGCGTCTGGCTTCGTTCTCCACGCAATCGTGCTCGTCTTCGCGTGCATCGTAGGCGCTCTGGCGCTTCCGCTGCTCGCCAGGGCGCCGACGGAGGACCCGCGTGGCGGCAACTGA
- a CDS encoding PHP domain-containing protein, producing MSESVSSVIGGSRVLTANYHIHTHLSPCATDDMRLRQILDAAEKTGLSEIGITDHCYGLELNSTRLRELRSEVDQAASGRDIRVYFGVEAYIMRHRMASITPQIGALFDYVVMAPNHYNIRGVAQPVRLDPRILADHELYMLEAAVNHPATDIVAHPFVLSPRIFRVAPDRLAALAHAMMDVIDEKRLAETLDRMRQRDIAIELTPKMFQFSQVHLESFYRLCVERGVLLAYGGDSHDVDEIAIPQQVLLFADRLGITDDALWSPPSSL from the coding sequence ATGAGTGAGAGCGTCTCGAGCGTCATCGGAGGGAGCCGCGTGCTGACGGCGAACTACCACATACACACGCACCTATCGCCGTGCGCAACCGATGACATGCGGCTGCGTCAGATTCTCGATGCCGCCGAGAAGACAGGACTCTCCGAGATCGGCATCACGGATCATTGCTACGGACTGGAACTCAACAGCACGAGATTGCGCGAGCTCCGCAGCGAAGTGGACCAAGCCGCGTCCGGCAGAGACATCCGCGTCTACTTCGGGGTCGAAGCCTACATCATGCGCCATCGCATGGCGTCCATCACGCCGCAGATCGGCGCGCTCTTCGACTACGTCGTGATGGCGCCGAACCACTACAACATCCGTGGCGTCGCCCAGCCCGTTCGGCTCGATCCCCGCATCCTCGCCGACCACGAACTCTACATGCTGGAGGCTGCGGTCAATCATCCGGCGACGGACATCGTTGCGCATCCGTTCGTGCTATCGCCCCGCATCTTCCGAGTCGCTCCGGATCGACTGGCGGCGCTCGCACATGCCATGATGGACGTCATCGACGAAAAGCGACTGGCTGAGACGCTTGACCGGATGCGGCAGCGCGACATCGCCATCGAGCTGACGCCCAAGATGTTCCAGTTCAGCCAGGTGCACCTGGAGTCGTTCTACCGGCTGTGCGTCGAACGCGGCGTGCTCTTGGCGTATGGCGGCGACTCCCACGACGTAGACGAGATCGCAATCCCACAGCAAGTCCTATTGTTCGCCGACCGCCTCGGGATCACAGACGATGCGCTGTGGTCCCCGCCGTCGTCCCTCTAG
- a CDS encoding RNA-binding S4 domain-containing protein, with amino-acid sequence MRLDKYLQTSRIIKRRAVATELCRSGRVLVNEQSAKPGRELRVGDRIELSFGSRGRLECEVVELPTRAVRKEDAHRLYRALSDTRISSAEGDE; translated from the coding sequence ATGCGACTCGACAAGTACCTCCAGACCAGCCGGATCATCAAGCGACGGGCTGTCGCCACGGAGCTCTGCCGCAGCGGGAGAGTGCTCGTCAACGAGCAGTCTGCGAAGCCGGGCAGAGAGCTACGGGTTGGCGACCGGATCGAGTTGAGCTTCGGGTCGCGCGGTCGCCTCGAATGCGAAGTCGTCGAGCTTCCGACGCGCGCGGTTCGTAAGGAAGACGCCCATCGCCTGTACCGAGCGTTGTCTGACACGCGTATATCCAGCGCTGAGGGAGATGAGTGA
- the dgoD gene encoding galactonate dehydratase has product MKIADVRTLPIASYLFVQVHTDEGIVGLGESGAWGYLEASERAVETFRDYLIGQDPLRIEHHWQSMYRWSHFRGAAIMGALSAIDIALWDIAGKHFGVPCYQLLGGKTRDKARVYYHVFGSTRQQLVQGCIDAKERGFTAVGHLTPFRDESHDIPYFKTHADKMRDAIETVAAYRDAVGNDVDLCIEIHRRLTPSEAIVLARGIEPYHPFFYEDPTLPDNLDAMAHIAEKIHIPIATGERLHTIYEFQMLLNRNAVQFVRPDVCMAGGLTHSKKIAALAEAHHVGVVPHNPLSPVSTAACVQLAACIPNFALQEYPRGEHEPPKSEIVRGALRAEDGFLIVPDAPGIGVELIEGAQEAHPFRRRRVNTRLHVDGSVVDQ; this is encoded by the coding sequence ATGAAGATCGCCGACGTCCGCACATTGCCGATTGCGTCCTACCTGTTCGTCCAGGTTCACACCGACGAAGGCATCGTCGGGCTGGGCGAGTCGGGAGCTTGGGGCTACCTGGAGGCGTCCGAGCGCGCGGTCGAGACGTTTCGCGACTACCTTATCGGTCAGGACCCGCTCCGCATCGAGCATCACTGGCAGAGCATGTATCGCTGGAGCCACTTCCGGGGCGCGGCGATCATGGGCGCGCTCAGTGCTATCGACATCGCCCTGTGGGACATCGCCGGCAAGCACTTCGGCGTCCCCTGCTACCAGCTCCTCGGCGGCAAGACACGGGATAAGGCGCGCGTCTACTACCACGTCTTCGGAAGCACACGCCAGCAGCTCGTTCAGGGGTGCATCGACGCGAAGGAGCGCGGCTTCACGGCGGTCGGTCACCTGACGCCGTTCCGTGACGAGTCGCACGACATCCCCTACTTCAAGACGCACGCCGACAAGATGCGCGACGCCATCGAGACAGTCGCCGCCTATCGCGACGCCGTCGGGAACGACGTCGACCTGTGCATCGAGATCCACCGGCGGCTGACGCCGTCCGAGGCGATCGTCCTGGCGCGCGGCATCGAGCCGTACCATCCCTTCTTCTACGAGGATCCGACGCTACCGGACAACCTCGACGCTATGGCGCACATCGCCGAGAAGATTCACATCCCTATCGCAACCGGCGAGAGGCTCCACACGATCTACGAGTTCCAGATGCTGCTGAACCGGAACGCGGTTCAGTTCGTGCGACCCGACGTGTGCATGGCGGGAGGCTTGACGCACAGCAAGAAGATCGCCGCGCTGGCGGAGGCGCATCACGTCGGCGTGGTTCCCCACAATCCCTTGAGCCCGGTCAGCACGGCGGCATGCGTCCAGCTGGCGGCATGCATTCCCAACTTCGCTCTTCAGGAGTACCCTAGAGGCGAGCACGAGCCGCCGAAGAGCGAGATCGTCCGAGGCGCGCTGAGGGCTGAAGACGGCTTCCTCATCGTGCCCGATGCGCCAGGGATCGGCGTCGAGCTGATCGAAGGGGCTCAGGAAGCGCATCCATTCCGCCGCCGACGAGTCAACACGCGCCTGCACGTCGACGGATCGGTCGTCGACCAGTAG
- a CDS encoding Gfo/Idh/MocA family oxidoreductase yields MPRVLRVIHVGAGGRGAWPLDVVARMDGYVSAALVDVNPSYLEAARQKTGLPASVCFSDVQDAVGSVEADLAIICTPTVTHVPYARIAFGAGVHVLTEKGMTLDWELARAAVDEAEQARLCFCVSQNYRYFQVERTMREAFGTEQYGEPSFLDLIHHRYRPEPRTLDYKNAMIWDMSCHHFDNFVYWFGPAQRVTARTFGAPWSRYTPHDANVSAVIEFANGVVATYCLTHVAQNDFHRTFIHTTTGTLRCHDIAGIEFRPTHSRDAQAVPLLSVPQSEQSVLEDVYRYILEGVEPGISGRNNLQTLALCEATGRASDERRTVEIGELFD; encoded by the coding sequence ATGCCTCGCGTTCTGAGAGTCATCCACGTCGGCGCCGGGGGCAGGGGCGCATGGCCCCTCGATGTTGTCGCCCGCATGGATGGGTACGTGTCTGCGGCGCTCGTCGACGTCAACCCCAGCTATCTCGAAGCCGCACGGCAGAAAACCGGGCTTCCGGCGTCCGTCTGCTTCTCGGACGTGCAGGACGCCGTGGGCTCCGTCGAAGCGGATCTGGCGATCATCTGCACGCCGACGGTGACGCACGTCCCGTATGCCCGAATCGCATTCGGGGCTGGCGTCCATGTGCTCACCGAGAAAGGCATGACCCTCGACTGGGAGCTCGCCCGCGCCGCCGTTGACGAAGCCGAGCAAGCTCGACTCTGTTTCTGCGTTTCTCAGAACTACCGCTACTTCCAGGTCGAGCGCACGATGCGCGAGGCGTTCGGAACCGAGCAGTACGGCGAGCCGTCGTTCCTCGACCTGATCCACCACCGCTACCGCCCGGAACCGCGAACCCTCGACTACAAGAACGCGATGATCTGGGACATGAGCTGCCACCACTTCGACAACTTCGTCTACTGGTTCGGGCCCGCCCAGCGCGTGACGGCACGCACCTTCGGTGCCCCCTGGAGCCGATATACGCCCCACGACGCGAACGTGAGCGCCGTGATCGAGTTCGCGAACGGCGTCGTTGCGACCTACTGCCTGACGCACGTCGCGCAGAACGATTTCCATCGCACGTTCATCCACACGACGACGGGGACGCTCCGATGCCACGACATCGCTGGCATCGAGTTCCGCCCGACCCACAGCCGCGACGCGCAGGCGGTTCCGCTGCTGTCCGTGCCGCAATCCGAGCAGTCGGTCCTGGAAGACGTGTATCGGTACATCCTCGAGGGCGTCGAGCCGGGAATCTCCGGCAGGAACAACCTGCAGACGCTCGCGCTGTGCGAGGCGACGGGCAGAGCGTCGGACGAACGGCGGACGGTCGAGATCGGCGAGCTCTTCGATTAG
- a CDS encoding Zn-dependent exopeptidase M28, with product MQTVRAMIDRLSGDRLRRDLFHLCKDPIPYRKINHTLPGHAKHTLDEADDYIVAQLEACGYTVEKQAVPVQARERDESKPKAQQYGPASGPWMAAYNLNAVRVGSAQPDETIVFVAHKDSQSWVDSPGAYDNGVGTVALIEMARALSENQPRRSFWFLWCNEEHAPWTSIHAAEVARDRGDNLIAVLNMDGIGGRPDEDVRAGRRTNVTLYTEPEGERIADLMSEVNDRYRIGLTQTKGRRSSPGDDDGSFIRAGFPTAVINIGSWHYAEPSYHRETDVPENVDIDNVLMATQAAFAAALTLDAS from the coding sequence GTGCAGACCGTCCGGGCGATGATCGACCGGTTGTCAGGTGATCGCCTGCGTCGAGACCTGTTCCACCTATGCAAGGACCCGATTCCGTACCGCAAGATCAACCACACGCTCCCAGGACACGCGAAACATACGCTCGACGAGGCGGACGACTACATTGTCGCTCAGCTCGAGGCGTGCGGGTACACCGTCGAGAAGCAGGCGGTGCCCGTGCAGGCGCGCGAGCGCGACGAGTCCAAGCCCAAGGCGCAGCAGTATGGGCCCGCATCGGGCCCCTGGATGGCGGCGTATAACCTGAACGCGGTCCGCGTCGGCTCCGCCCAGCCTGACGAGACCATCGTGTTCGTCGCCCACAAGGACTCGCAGAGCTGGGTCGATTCGCCGGGCGCTTACGACAACGGCGTCGGGACGGTCGCGCTCATCGAGATGGCGCGCGCGCTGAGCGAGAACCAGCCGAGGCGCAGCTTCTGGTTCCTCTGGTGCAACGAGGAGCACGCGCCGTGGACGAGCATCCACGCCGCCGAAGTCGCGCGCGACCGAGGCGACAACCTGATCGCCGTGCTCAACATGGACGGCATCGGCGGCAGACCCGACGAGGATGTCCGCGCCGGGCGTCGGACCAACGTCACGCTCTACACGGAGCCGGAGGGCGAGCGCATCGCCGACCTGATGTCCGAAGTCAACGACCGGTATCGCATCGGACTGACTCAGACCAAGGGAAGGCGTTCGTCGCCAGGGGACGACGACGGATCGTTCATCCGCGCGGGCTTCCCGACCGCCGTCATCAACATCGGCTCGTGGCACTATGCGGAGCCGAGCTACCACCGGGAGACCGACGTGCCGGAGAACGTCGATATCGACAACGTGCTCATGGCGACCCAGGCAGCCTTCGCAGCAGCCCTGACACTCGACGCATCGTAG
- a CDS encoding GNAT family N-acetyltransferase, with protein sequence MAATDDEWVQAQPGDEWDELAKQCPDACAFHSSEWKAALTAAFPQYVAGDSRHVRDGRSICLWSSFDFRPAPGIRIAEAGPWNLYGGYLAQSPSQSEFASALNRWEDRSRRASAAFLRLTLHPTDYEDRLAIARQAGFADFDSKRTHWLSLPDDLDTLWHDAYRGSVRTDIRRARKSGVTVEASSCPDDVRAFYALYADSMRRFGSLAKPLVLVEMLLAGSLGRLWVARREGSVVAGLLELRFGRWMTIWMAASEPSERRYSPNHLLYDAALRDATQAGVEMADFGASPPGNDGLVAFKESFGAQEMAFGTVTKTTAPLRSWLWRVAEPAARGAYRRFQRINRPSPTAD encoded by the coding sequence GTGGCGGCAACTGACGATGAATGGGTTCAGGCACAACCCGGCGACGAGTGGGACGAGCTCGCCAAGCAGTGCCCAGACGCCTGCGCATTCCATTCCAGCGAGTGGAAGGCAGCCCTGACTGCCGCCTTCCCGCAGTACGTCGCGGGCGACAGCCGTCATGTCAGAGACGGGCGGTCGATTTGCCTATGGTCATCGTTCGACTTCCGCCCGGCACCAGGCATTCGGATCGCCGAGGCGGGACCTTGGAATCTCTACGGCGGCTACTTGGCACAGTCGCCGTCCCAGTCGGAGTTCGCGTCTGCGCTGAATCGATGGGAGGATCGCTCGCGGCGTGCAAGCGCCGCCTTCCTCCGTCTGACCCTCCACCCAACGGATTACGAGGACCGTCTGGCAATCGCTCGTCAGGCTGGCTTCGCCGACTTCGACTCGAAGCGTACGCACTGGCTCTCCCTGCCGGACGATCTCGACACGCTCTGGCACGACGCCTATCGCGGTAGCGTCCGAACCGACATCCGGCGAGCGCGGAAGTCCGGCGTCACGGTCGAGGCGTCTTCGTGCCCGGACGACGTGCGGGCGTTCTACGCGCTCTACGCCGATTCGATGCGTCGGTTCGGCAGCCTGGCGAAGCCGCTCGTGCTGGTCGAGATGCTCTTGGCAGGAAGCCTCGGTAGGCTGTGGGTGGCTCGGAGAGAAGGCTCGGTGGTTGCCGGCTTGCTAGAGCTCCGCTTCGGGCGCTGGATGACGATCTGGATGGCTGCCAGCGAACCATCGGAACGGCGGTACTCGCCCAACCATCTGCTCTACGACGCCGCTCTGCGCGACGCGACTCAGGCTGGGGTGGAGATGGCGGACTTCGGGGCATCGCCGCCGGGCAACGACGGGCTCGTGGCGTTCAAGGAGTCGTTCGGCGCGCAGGAAATGGCGTTCGGAACCGTCACGAAGACGACCGCCCCTCTGCGGTCGTGGCTCTGGCGCGTCGCCGAGCCCGCCGCTCGAGGGGCGTATCGCCGGTTCCAGCGAATCAACCGACCGTCACCGACGGCGGATTGA